The Nitrososphaerota archaeon sequence CTTGCAAAGTTTAGACTGCGAAATCGATAGTGGAATCTGCTCGGTTCTTCTGAAGCATCTATCCGATTAACTCATAGACTCTTCTGAGTTCTCAGAGTGGGGTCGGTGGGATTTGAACCCACGATCACATGGGCCCGAGCCATGTAGCCTAGACCAGACTAGCCGACGACCCCGCTCTGTACACTAACAAAGCTTCCACTCAGCTTATATTTATGCTAAGGGCTCTTGCATTCAGTTCGGCTTATATAATACGCTTCCTACGTCTTCGCCTACGCTGTAGCCTTTGAGCCGCCTTGTAAGCTCTTCTGCGAACCTCTTGGATGATAGTGCATCGATAAATCTTTGCACCGCAACCCTACTTAGCTTCTCAACTGGTATGAGAAAGTCGAATCTCTCTTCGGCGAGAGGTATGAAGTCGAGATCGTACGCAGAAGCCCAAGCTTCGACACCCACACCAACATCAGCCCTACCCTGCGCTACAGCCGCAGCTACTGCTGAATGTGTCTTCGCTTCTCTAGTGTAGCCTCTAATCCTCAAAACCGCTTCGCTGAGGGGTATTAGTGTTGATAGGTTGTGATCTATCAGCACCCTAGTCCCAGAGCCCTTATTCCTGTTTATGAAGACCACATCATCTCTAAGCAGATCCTTAAACGAGCGTATATTCTTCGGGTTACCCTTCTTGACTATAAAACCCTGCATCCTTGAGTAACCCCTAATTAGAACAGCGCTCTTCTGCAGACCGTAGACTTCGATAAAGGGCGTATTGTATTTTAGGGTCTGCTCGTGCAATAGGTGTGTTCCAGCTATATCTGCTTCACCCCTCTTGACAGCGAACCAACCCATAAGACTGCCCACATTCACTATCTTAGCGCTCAACCCAGCAATCTCTGTAATCAAACTAACACCAGGGCAGTGGCTGCCTATGATAACTAAATCAACAAGCTTAACCCTCTGAGAGAGAAGATGAACATCAACAACCTCCCCCTCATCCAGAAACTCCCTATCCTCACCAACCTCAATGAAGCCGTCAGCAAAGCTGAGCGCAGAAGCAGCACCTGGGCTCCCTAACACAGGGTAAGCGACCAACCCCCGTGGCGATGTGACTAGGTGCACAGGCACATACTCTCTTTTACCACGCCCAGCAGGAACACGGTAGGGTAGATGCGCGCGTTGAATACTCTCCACCTCGCCCCTGAATCCAGCTAGCTTCTGTATGATCGGTCTAGCGAAGACGTAGAAGGCTATCATAGCGGAGAGCGGGAAGCCAGGTAATCCTATGAAGATCTTACCATCCACCACACCAGCAACCGTAGGCTTCCCAGGTTTGATCCTCAGCCCGTGTACGAGGAGCCCGGGCTTACCTAGCTCATCCACTACCCTATAGATTATGTCCCCTAAACCAGCGGAGGTGCTACCTGAAGTTATGATGATATCTGACTCTCTTAGGGCTGAGGCTACAGCACCTTTTACTTCCTCGAATCTGTCTCCAAGTATACCTAGGTACTTTGCTGAGCCTCCGCTTTCTTCTACCAGGGCTTTGAGCGTGAAGCCGTTTACATCGTACACCTTCCCATATGGTAGGTTTGTGCCAGGTGGTTGGAGTTCGTCTCCGGTCGAAAAGATTGAAACATTTGGTCTTCTGTATACTTTAACCTTGCTGTAGCCTGAAACTATCAGCACAGCTATCTCTCTGGGTGTTAGTAGGGTTCCTTGGTGTAGTACGATGTCTCCTACTGTCAGATCTGCTCCAGCTTCTCCTACATTTTCGCTTGGGGCTGCGCTTCTGTAGACCAGTATGTAGTCTCCATCCCTCTTCGTGTATTCAACCATAACTACAGAGTCTGCGCCTTTGGGTAGGGGTGCTCCTGTTGCAACCTCAACCGCCTCGTTTAATCTAACCTCTACCTCCGGCTTCTGCCCCACTTCAACTCTACCGACTACCTTTAGCCTAACTGGGTTGTCTTCGTCAGCACCAGCAAGAGATCTTGAATCGACAGCATACCCATCGACTTCAGATCTGTCAAAGGGTGGTGAATCGGCTTTAGAGTAGATCGTTTCAGCTAATATTCTTCCAGCTGCCTCTTCGAGGTTAACCTCCTCTACGCCGAGTGGCTTTAGGCCGCCGAGTGCTTCTGCTATTCTACCTATCCCTTCTTCTACACTCAGCAGCCTATGGAAGACCACCGCCAACTTTAACCACCATGCTTAGAGAGGCGCCTCTATAGGTTGGATAAGATACGCTTCAACTTCGTCTCCTTCATCAAACCCCTCCACATTCTCTTCCACTATGATCATCGCGTTGGCTTTCGTCATAGATGAGAGCAAACCTGAGCCTGTTAACTTAATCGGCTCTATAAGGTAACCTGAAGGGCTGGGCATAACCCTCGCTCTAACAAAGCAGCGATACCCGACCTGTGTGGCAAGTTTTCTAGTCAGCCTACCCCTTACTTTAGGTTTCGGCTCTGGTTTTGTGCCGTAGATGAAGTTTATCACCTCATCTACGAAGACCTCGAAACCCACAAGCGCTGCTACTGGGTAGCCTGATAGTATGAATATGGGTTTACCACCAACCACACCAGCCCCTGTTGGTTTCGCTGGTCTCATGGCTACGCCGTGCACGATTAAGCCAGGTGAGCCGAGCTTTTGAACCGCCTCTGGCGTAAGATCTTTTTCACCTAGGCTAGTTCCCCCAGTTGTGACTATGATATCACATATCTCTAATCCAAGCCTTAATCTCTCTAATATCTTGTTTAACTCATCTTCTACTGTGCCTAGGTCTACGGGTATGCAGTTTCTCTCTTTTATTAGCGCTGTTAGCATAGGTTTGCTGCTGTTCACTATTTCGCCTAGCTTCACTTCCTCTCCGAGTTCCTTAAGTTCGCTTCCTGTTGATAAGATGCCTATTCTAAGTTTGCGGTAAGCTTTCACTTTAGTTATGTTTGCTGAGGCTAAGGCGCCTATATGCCAAGGTTTCATCCTTGTACCTTTTAGAAGCAGAGGTTTACCTTTTGCAAAGTCTTCCCCTTGCTTGGAGACATTCCTCCACTTTGCCACAGGGCTGTAGATGAGGACTTTGTCGCCGACCCTTTTTGTCTGCTCTACCATGACTACGGCATCCGCACCTTGTGGCATAGGTGCTCCTGTAAATATCTCAACAGCAGTGCCTGAAGAGATCTGCGGTATCTGGGAGGGTTCTTGTCCAGCTTCTGATTTGCCGATGACGGTCAGTTCTATTGGGTTAGTTGGCGTAGCGCTAAAGGTGTCTGATGATAGGACCGCATACCCCTCTACAGCTGAGCGGTCAAAAGGAGGCACATCTATTGGTGAGATGACGTCTTCCGCCAGCACTCTGCCGACACATTCACTTAAGGGTACGTCCTCAACCTCGATAGATAAGTTGAGGCTCCCCTTTATCTTTTCAAGGGCCTTATTCACTGTTATGAGCTCTGGGAAGCCGGACATCTTCTGCCTAACCATCACTACCCATTATTTATACATGGACCCCTTAAACCTTTACCAGATGCTCAAGGACCTTACTCTTAAGAGTGGTTAACGCATGTTCAGCGACTTCTAAAGGTGCACTGCCTGATGCAAACTCGGGTTTTCCTCCGCCTCGCCCGCCAAAGCTCTGAAGCACATCTTTCAATAACGCACCACAATTAAGCGCTAAATCCTTGCTTCTGCCCAGCACAAAGAAAGCATCTCTCTGCTCATCAACCAGCAACACGACGCTTCTTCCCTTTGCTATGGTTTCGCCAGCGTAGTCCATAAGAGCTTTACGCTCCACCTCTTTGTAAAGAGCGGCGTACACCTTGATTCCATTAACTTCTTCTGGCTCTAGTTGCTCAAGTATGAGCTTAGTTAGGTGGGCTGCTCTTCTTCTAAGGTCTTCTACTTCTTGCTTCAGATTGATCGCCGTTTGTAGGACTGTCTTTTGGGATGCGCCTAATGCCTCGCTCACTCTCATATGTAGGGCTATGGTTTCTGCCGCATATTCTTTAGCTTTCTCACCTACTTCAAATCTAATCTGGTAAAGCTCTTCGCCAGCCTTCGAGAAGCCTGTAACGAATATGCATCCGCATTCTTTTGTGTTGCTTACGTGCTTTTTTGTGCAGGCTGAGTAGTCGTATCCCTCTACTTCTATTACTCTTACTCTGCCAGTTATTCTCTCATCGTAGGATCTTAGGTTGGGAATAGCTTTCTTCGCCTCCTCCAGATCCTCGAAGAACCATTCCTTGACTTCTCTGCCTTCGTCTATCACCCTATTCGCAGCCTTGACAGCCTCGGCGACTACTTCCCAGTCCAACCTTGGTGTGCGTAAATAGAGGGTGTTGCCCTTCTCATCGTGCACAACTTTGATAGCTGAAGCTTCTGGTATTAGCCGCTTTATACTAGCCATAAGTATATGCTCAGCGGTATGCGCCTTCTCCAACCTCTGTCAACTACACCTTCTTAATAAAAGAATTTAAGTACATCCTATGTTGCTTAATGAAGTATGCGAGCGTATGTCCTTCTTACAACAAGACCCGGCACTTCCGAAGAAGTTGTGAGTGCCATAAAGGCTGCACGTAACATAAAGGGTGTTGTGCAGGCTGACTCCGTTTATGGGCGCTTTGATGCTGTAGTTGTGATCGAGGCTGAAGATCTAGAGACCATCAGTAGGACGCTATATAAGGTTATAGAGAAGATGCCTAACATCGTCCACACCGAAACTCTGCTTACCGTCTTCTAGCAGGTGCTTTCACCCCATGGCTATCAGAGCCTTCGTGCTGCTCACAACCAAACCCGGAACCTCCCAAGAAATAGTTACCTCCAGACGGATAAAGGGGGTAAAGATGGCGAGCTCGGTCTTCGGAAGGTTTGATGCTGTTTTAGTCATCGAGGCGAAAGATCTGCAGGAGCTAGCTAAGATCATCTACGAAGTCATCGCTACCCACCCTAATGTTGTGCATACAGAGACCTTGATCTCAGTCTTCCCACCCGGAACTCATAGAGTAGAGAGCTAGTATCTTGGTGACCGGGTTGGCGAACATAGAAGGGATCATACTCTTTAATCTAGCGAAAGGCGGTGAAAGAGAGGTTCTTGAACAGATTAAGGGTCTGGATGGTGTGAAGAAGGTCTTTGCAGTCTACGGGGAGTATGATGGCGTCGTCATCTTTGAGGTAAAGAATCTTAGCGAGCTTAAGAAGATCGTTAAGACGATGAGGTCAATAAAGGTTGTGACAAAGACCATCACCTACATAGCGATCTAACGCGGCAGCGTTCTGAAGTAGCATCTAGGCGCTCTAGGAGGGCTGCTACTATGAGTGGTAGGATGACTGTGGCTTCGCCGTGCACCGTAATCTGCTTAGCTTTAACATTAACCTTGCCCCAAGAGATAGCCTCCCTCACCTCAGCCCCGCTTAGGCTCCCGTCATACTCCACGGCTGTCGTTATGTAGACCGCGTAATCTAAGCCTCCTCTGAACTGGTTCCACCAGAGCGTGTGGTGCTTAGAGATGCCCCCACCTATCATCAGCGCCCCGCTCCTCTTAGCCTTAAAGACTATCGAAGCAAGTTCCTCTTCGTCCCCTAAAGGATCTATCATTATGCTCTTATGCCTCTGCCAGTAGAGCCAGATCTGACTGCCTACCGCGCCGTCGGTTAGGCCGGGGATGAAGACCTTCACACCTTTCCTCCAGCACCAATATAATATCGAGGATTCGTCTTGGATGTGCTCACCCAGCTTAGCCGCCAACAAGCTAGATGTAATCCTACACCCATCTGGTATGATCTTTTCGAAGAGGGGTTGTAGATGCTTCTCGAGGAGCGGACCATAGGAGTCTCTGGGTAGAATTATGTTACCAAGCCTGTGGTACCCCTTTCTATACAATGTTTTGTCGTTGAGCTGAAAGGAGCCGTGGAAGTAGGCGCCCCAGCATCTGGCTAGGTCGTGATCTAATGTGCCGCAAGTAGTTATGATGACATCAACAAGCCTCTGTTTAACAAGCTCCCTTATGACCCCCCTTAGACCAGTCGCTACCGGCGCTGCTGGGAAGGATAGGAACTTTACACACCGTTTATCTTTGACCATCTGCTCAAGTACATCCACAGCCTCTGCTAAGAGCCTTCCTGTGAAGCCACCCGCTCTCCTCATCTGCCTAACAAGGGCATCGCAGGTCATAGGTTTGCTCAGCTCTATATCATCAACTTTAACCAACATATTGCTTCACCTTCGCCAATATTTTATCTACTTCCCTCTGAGGGAAACCCAACCCCGCACTAAGAATCTCTTTAGCCCTTTCAACATCACAGATCTTCGCATAGATCTCTTCACAAGCTTCTCTAACCTCCCAAGGGTAGAAGACCCAACCCCTTACCTTCTGCAGATAGTAGTCTGGCACATAGGTTGTCCCCTCTTTTACAAGTAGGGTTGCGCTCCTAACCTCTTTAGCGCCGTATTCTCTGGTTAACTGAACAACGGTGGTTAAGCTCTGCCCAGAATCCACTATATCATCCACGATCAAGACCCGTTTACCCCATATACATTCTTTCGGCGGCTTCTGATACACCTCAACGCCCCTTCTTAAACCAACCTTCTCATAAGACCTCAAGTTCACTGTGTAGACTTTACTTATGCTCAATCTATCAGCCACCAAAACCCCGATTACAGCCCCTCCCTTCATAACAGCCAATAGTGTATCGGGTTGATGTGAGTTGTGGATGCGCTCAGCCAGATCTGAAGCATAACCCTCAACTTCAGCCCAGCTTAGAGATAGGTAGGTCGCCCCTTCTAAATCTACACTTAACATCGCCTCTACTATAGGTTTAGGGGGTTATAGTTATTCCTTTAGGGAGCTTACGGAGTTAATAGTGAAGCGATCCACACTACGAGATATGCTACGATAAGCAGCACACCAGTAAATATAGCGGTCTTCACCGTGCTCGCCATCGCCGGTATCATCCCCAAGTTATCCTCGTATTTCGCTTTAAGCACCTTATAGGCTATTCTAGCGTGTGGTATGGTAGCGAGCCCTATCAAAGCGGTTAGAGGTATGATGTTTGTAGCAGAAGATATTACCAAGACGATGTATGCCGATGCGAAGATGTATTTTAAGACCCGCGCAGCCCTCTCCTTCCCCAACCTAGCCACAACGTGATATCTCCCAAACTTCACATCAGCTTTCGTATCTGGAAACTCGTTGACATAAAGTACTGCTGCTGTCAGTATACCGGTTACCAAACCTATCAAACCAGCCTCTAGCGACAAAGCAGATGTTTGGACGAAGTAGATGCCGAGGAGAAGAGGGGGTCCGAAGCATAAACCAACCAACACCTCGCCGAAGCCTATGTGGGATATTATGGGTGAATAGAGCACAATACCCACACCAGCAAACACAATTAGAAATATTAGGATGGGGTTAAAGGCGCTAACATAAAGGAAGTATAAGCCTATACCTAACCCGAGGAGCAGAAGAAGAACGCCCTCAACCAATACACCCCTAGGAGTCATCCTCCCACTGGGCAAGATGCCGCTCCCACCACTGAAGGGTGTGCGCTCTGTTTCAACGTTGATGCCACTACGGTAGTCAAAGTAGTCGTTTAAAACGTTAGCAGCAGCGTGCAGCGCTGCAACACCCACCAGCGTTAAGACCGCATAGAGAGGGTTAAAGTAACCATCCTTTAGGGCGACTAGAATGCCTAAGATCGTGAAGACGATGGAGAGTATAAGGAAGGGTGGTCTAAGTTCCTCGAACCAAACCCTAACCTTGCTCATCTAATCTCCCCCCTCTCCATCAACCAAGATATATGTGTTAAACGCTCCTCTTAACTTTATATTCACTTAAACAAATTTGGCTACAGAAGAATCTGCCTTCGTCCTTAACTAAGTTCGCTTCCTCTTTAATCTCCTTTCTACAATTGAGGCATTTGACCTTAACACCGACACCAACTCTAGCACTAAACCCCCCGCGATCAACCGGATTGTCAATAATCAAGCTTGATTTTAGCGATTCAACGCCATCTAAAGCGGCTAACTTCTCACCGAACTTCTGTATACCCTTCACATCGTTCGCCGTAGCTAAGATGATGAGGTCATATTCGCCGAAGGTCTGGTAGACAGCATCTACCTCAGGGAGGTTGGCTATGTTCTTTAAGATTTCTTGCATCTTCGGTGCCTTCACCTTTAATGCTAGGAATGCTGCTGCGCAATCAATCTTCCTAAGATTTAAAGAGGCTTTAACTTGCAGCACACCCATCTCTTTCAGCTTCTTTAACCTACTTCTTACGGTCGGCTCGCTTATGCCAAGAGATGCAGCGATATGCTTTGTTGGCAGCCGCCCATCTTCACGTAACGCTTTAGCGATGCGGTAATCGAGCTCGTCAAGCATCATCCATCCATCAACCAACCCACACGGCTCTGTTAAGATCGCTGACCACTATCCGCCAACTACACTTATAAATGATCTTCTCCACCACACACTTGATATGAGCTTAGACCCAGATCTCGCTAAACTAGCTGTGGATCACGGCCTCTCTCTAGGTGCTGATTATGTGGAGGCGAGGCTGCACCACATATTAGAGGTCGGCTGCCTACTTAGAAACTCAAGCCCAGAGCCAACCATACTAGTTGACTCAAATGGGTTGGGTATTAGGGCACGTTATAAAGGGGCTTTAGCCTTCGGCGCCTCCAACACACTATCAACTCAGTCAGTCAAGGAGCTTGTAGAAGAGGTGGTTAAAAGGGCTAAGGCGTCCACTGGGCTAGTAGGCGAACCCATCGAATTCAGCGGCGAAGAAATGGGTAGGGGGAGTTGGTCAGCTGAAGAGAAAGAGAGACTTGAGGATATAGGTGTGCAGACGATGCTCAAGCACCTAAGAGAGTTAGATGATGTCATAAAAGATGGCTTCCACGGCGTTTCATTCACAAACAGGTTGCTGATGATAGAAACCTCTGTAGAAGAGAAGTTCTACGTAAACAGTGATGGTGCTGAGCTACGTAGCAGAGTGCCGAGGCTGAGCATATCATCATTCATCAACGCCAGCTACAACGGAAAGAACTACGCCATAACGATTCCAGCAGGCTACTCCTCCATAGGTGAGAGCGGAGGATGGGAGGTCGTGAAGCGCCTAGACCCATACACCTTCTTCAGAGAAGAAGGCTCTAATCTGGCGAAGGCTGTAAAGAGCGAGCGCAAACCCCCCTCGGAGCCGGTTGACGTAGTCCTTGGACCTGATGTCGTAGGTTTAGTTGCCCACGAATCTTCTGGGCACCCTGCTGAGGCAGACCGCATACTTGGAAGAGAAGCCGCTCAAGCTGGGGAATCTTACCTAAAGAAAGACAGCTTGGGGTTAAAGGTTGGGAGCAGCGAAGCGTATGTGAGTGATGACCCAACTATACCGCACTCCATGGGCTTCTACCTCTACGATGAGGAGGGTGTGAAGGCTAGAAAGAG is a genomic window containing:
- a CDS encoding molybdopterin biosynthesis protein; its protein translation is MAVVFHRLLSVEEGIGRIAEALGGLKPLGVEEVNLEEAAGRILAETIYSKADSPPFDRSEVDGYAVDSRSLAGADEDNPVRLKVVGRVEVGQKPEVEVRLNEAVEVATGAPLPKGADSVVMVEYTKRDGDYILVYRSAAPSENVGEAGADLTVGDIVLHQGTLLTPREIAVLIVSGYSKVKVYRRPNVSIFSTGDELQPPGTNLPYGKVYDVNGFTLKALVEESGGSAKYLGILGDRFEEVKGAVASALRESDIIITSGSTSAGLGDIIYRVVDELGKPGLLVHGLRIKPGKPTVAGVVDGKIFIGLPGFPLSAMIAFYVFARPIIQKLAGFRGEVESIQRAHLPYRVPAGRGKREYVPVHLVTSPRGLVAYPVLGSPGAASALSFADGFIEVGEDREFLDEGEVVDVHLLSQRVKLVDLVIIGSHCPGVSLITEIAGLSAKIVNVGSLMGWFAVKRGEADIAGTHLLHEQTLKYNTPFIEVYGLQKSAVLIRGYSRMQGFIVKKGNPKNIRSFKDLLRDDVVFINRNKGSGTRVLIDHNLSTLIPLSEAVLRIRGYTREAKTHSAVAAAVAQGRADVGVGVEAWASAYDLDFIPLAEERFDFLIPVEKLSRVAVQRFIDALSSKRFAEELTRRLKGYSVGEDVGSVLYKPN
- a CDS encoding molybdopterin molybdotransferase MoeA, which translates into the protein MVRQKMSGFPELITVNKALEKIKGSLNLSIEVEDVPLSECVGRVLAEDVISPIDVPPFDRSAVEGYAVLSSDTFSATPTNPIELTVIGKSEAGQEPSQIPQISSGTAVEIFTGAPMPQGADAVVMVEQTKRVGDKVLIYSPVAKWRNVSKQGEDFAKGKPLLLKGTRMKPWHIGALASANITKVKAYRKLRIGILSTGSELKELGEEVKLGEIVNSSKPMLTALIKERNCIPVDLGTVEDELNKILERLRLGLEICDIIVTTGGTSLGEKDLTPEAVQKLGSPGLIVHGVAMRPAKPTGAGVVGGKPIFILSGYPVAALVGFEVFVDEVINFIYGTKPEPKPKVRGRLTRKLATQVGYRCFVRARVMPSPSGYLIEPIKLTGSGLLSSMTKANAMIIVEENVEGFDEGDEVEAYLIQPIEAPL
- a CDS encoding Lrp/AsnC family transcriptional regulator, with protein sequence MRAYVLLTTRPGTSEEVVSAIKAARNIKGVVQADSVYGRFDAVVVIEAEDLETISRTLYKVIEKMPNIVHTETLLTVF
- a CDS encoding Lrp/AsnC family transcriptional regulator, with translation MAIRAFVLLTTKPGTSQEIVTSRRIKGVKMASSVFGRFDAVLVIEAKDLQELAKIIYEVIATHPNVVHTETLISVFPPGTHRVES
- a CDS encoding Lrp/AsnC family transcriptional regulator, whose protein sequence is MANIEGIILFNLAKGGEREVLEQIKGLDGVKKVFAVYGEYDGVVIFEVKNLSELKKIVKTMRSIKVVTKTITYIAI
- a CDS encoding deoxyhypusine synthase, with the translated sequence MLVKVDDIELSKPMTCDALVRQMRRAGGFTGRLLAEAVDVLEQMVKDKRCVKFLSFPAAPVATGLRGVIRELVKQRLVDVIITTCGTLDHDLARCWGAYFHGSFQLNDKTLYRKGYHRLGNIILPRDSYGPLLEKHLQPLFEKIIPDGCRITSSLLAAKLGEHIQDESSILYWCWRKGVKVFIPGLTDGAVGSQIWLYWQRHKSIMIDPLGDEEELASIVFKAKRSGALMIGGGISKHHTLWWNQFRGGLDYAVYITTAVEYDGSLSGAEVREAISWGKVNVKAKQITVHGEATVILPLIVAALLERLDATSERCRVRSLCR
- a CDS encoding phosphoribosyltransferase, with protein sequence MLSVDLEGATYLSLSWAEVEGYASDLAERIHNSHQPDTLLAVMKGGAVIGVLVADRLSISKVYTVNLRSYEKVGLRRGVEVYQKPPKECIWGKRVLIVDDIVDSGQSLTTVVQLTREYGAKEVRSATLLVKEGTTYVPDYYLQKVRGWVFYPWEVREACEEIYAKICDVERAKEILSAGLGFPQREVDKILAKVKQYVG
- a CDS encoding prenyltransferase, coding for MSKVRVWFEELRPPFLILSIVFTILGILVALKDGYFNPLYAVLTLVGVAALHAAANVLNDYFDYRSGINVETERTPFSGGSGILPSGRMTPRGVLVEGVLLLLLGLGIGLYFLYVSAFNPILIFLIVFAGVGIVLYSPIISHIGFGEVLVGLCFGPPLLLGIYFVQTSALSLEAGLIGLVTGILTAAVLYVNEFPDTKADVKFGRYHVVARLGKERAARVLKYIFASAYIVLVISSATNIIPLTALIGLATIPHARIAYKVLKAKYEDNLGMIPAMASTVKTAIFTGVLLIVAYLVVWIASLLTP
- a CDS encoding AsnC family transcriptional regulator; this translates as MVDGWMMLDELDYRIAKALREDGRLPTKHIAASLGISEPTVRSRLKKLKEMGVLQVKASLNLRKIDCAAAFLALKVKAPKMQEILKNIANLPEVDAVYQTFGEYDLIILATANDVKGIQKFGEKLAALDGVESLKSSLIIDNPVDRGGFSARVGVGVKVKCLNCRKEIKEEANLVKDEGRFFCSQICLSEYKVKRSV
- a CDS encoding TldD/PmbA family protein; the encoded protein is MSLDPDLAKLAVDHGLSLGADYVEARLHHILEVGCLLRNSSPEPTILVDSNGLGIRARYKGALAFGASNTLSTQSVKELVEEVVKRAKASTGLVGEPIEFSGEEMGRGSWSAEEKERLEDIGVQTMLKHLRELDDVIKDGFHGVSFTNRLLMIETSVEEKFYVNSDGAELRSRVPRLSISSFINASYNGKNYAITIPAGYSSIGESGGWEVVKRLDPYTFFREEGSNLAKAVKSERKPPSEPVDVVLGPDVVGLVAHESSGHPAEADRILGREAAQAGESYLKKDSLGLKVGSSEAYVSDDPTIPHSMGFYLYDEEGVKARKRRLIEAGVIKEYLHNRATANVFSTKSNAASRSVAYNREPIIRMANTYVEPGDYSFEEMLEGIKLGVYIKSFMEWNIDDVRFNQRYVGLEAYLIERGKLKEGVKAPILEVTTPKFWSSLDARGKDIQFRAASCGKGDPMQGAPVWTGGPHIRLRNIRLGAR